The Stutzerimonas stutzeri RCH2 genomic interval ACAGCATGCACTCGGCCAGACTGCCGCCGAGGCGGACTGGCTGGTCGGTGCCGAGCTGCTCACCGACAAGGTCAGCGGCGTGGCCCTGCGCTCCATGGCCAATCCGGGTACAGCCTATGACGACCCGCTGCTCGGGCGCGATCCGCAGCCAGCACACATGCGCGACTTCATCGAGACCCGCGAAGACAACGGCGGCGTGCACCTTAACTCGGGCATTCCCAACCGCGCGTTCTATCTCGTCGCCACTGCGCTGGGCGGCTATGCCTGGGAACAGGCCGGGCGGATCTGGTACGCCACCCTCTGTGACCCGCAATTGCCCAACGATGCGGACTTCGTGACGTTCTCCAGCGCGACCCTGGCCCACGCTGCGAAACTGTTCGGCCGGCAGTCGTCGCAGGTGCAGGCCTTGCACGAAGCATGGACGTCGGTGGGCGTAGTGCCACGCTAAGGAGGCAACATGAAAATGCCTGCACTCGGTCCGGATGCCTCCTTGCGCGTATCACGCCAGGGCGGTTTCGCCGCCGCGCCTGGCCTGGCGCGACCGCGCCAGATCGAATTCGCCGACTGCAACGCGGCCCAGCGCCAGGGTCTCTGCTCGGTACTCGAACAGTGCCTGCCTGTTGCCAGCAAGCATGTCGGCCATGGCGACCAACGTTTTTTCAAGGTCGAGGTGCATTACCGCCGCGAGAACGATGACGCCGAGATGATCCTGCAGATCGCCGAGGAGCGGGCCCCTCAAGAGTTGTTGCAGCTCTGGAAGGACGGCGCGATTCCTGGCGGATCGCCCTAGATCAGAACCGCACAATCCCACCTGCAGCGAGCAAAGCGGTGAACTGTGCCGCCGGAAGTGGCCGCGAGAGCAGGTAGCCCTGGAACTCGTCGCAACCATTTCGGCACAGGAAGTCGAACTGCGCGGCGTTCTCTACCCCCTCGGCGACCACCGTCTTGTGCAGGCTCTTGCCCAGTGAAATGGCGGCGCGGGCGATCATCGCCACCTCCTCCTCCTGTTCCAGCCCGGTGACCAGCGAGCGATCGATCTTGATGATGTCCAGCGGGAAACGTCGCAGATAACTGAGCGCCGAGTAACCGGTACCGAAATCGTCCATCGCCAGCCGAAAGCCCCGCGCCTTGAACTCGGCAAGAATCGCCACGGCGCGCGTACCGTCACCGAGAAATACCGTTTCGGTGATTTCCAATTCGACCTGGTTCGGCGGCAGACCGACGTCATCCAGTACTGTACAGACCCGGTCAACCACATCATCACCAAGAAACAGCAGCGGTGACAGATTGACCGCCACCATCAGCGGGATGGCCCGCCCCGCGTTCCACTGCCGAGCGTCGCTGAAGGCGCGGCGCAGCACGGCCAGCGTCAGCGGCATGATCAGGCCGCTTTCCTCTGCCACGGGAATGAAACGATCCGGCCCGATGACGCCCAACTGCGCATCGGTCCAGCGTGCCAGTGCCTCGACCCCGACTATGCGTCGCGAGGCATCGACCTTCGGCTGGTAATGCACCGAAAACTCATCACGCTCCAACGCCGCGCGCATCGCCGCTTCAAGGT includes:
- a CDS encoding protealysin inhibitor emfourin → MKMPALGPDASLRVSRQGGFAAAPGLARPRQIEFADCNAAQRQGLCSVLEQCLPVASKHVGHGDQRFFKVEVHYRRENDDAEMILQIAEERAPQELLQLWKDGAIPGGSP